In Triticum urartu cultivar G1812 chromosome 6, Tu2.1, whole genome shotgun sequence, the following proteins share a genomic window:
- the LOC125513048 gene encoding uncharacterized protein LOC125513048 — protein MSEQAHSAAIAIEEDILLGDSSLLEEAERGAMPSGEGVLLGDSSQSQLQEISVNHESMLEEADIVAISIGEEVLHGDSSLPKEADSRAIYIGEEVLHGDSSLLKEADSRAIPSGEGILLGDSLQSQQQEINANRENTAEEADTVATPLGLRRRLGGSSLLEEADRVAISIGEKVLLGDSSLPEEANRMAIPSGEGLQLVHSPQPQ, from the exons ATGTCGGAACAAGCTCACAGCGCGGCAATAGCGATAGAAGAAGACATACTGCTTGGAGATTCATCACTGCTGGAGGAAGCTGAGAGAGGGGCAATGCCGTCAGGAGAAGGCGTGCTGCTTGGAGATTCGTCACAGTCTCAGCTGCAAGAGATCAGTGTTAACCATG AGAGTATGTTGGAAGAAGCTGACATCGTGGCAATATCTATTGGAGAAGAGGTTCTGCATGGAGATTCATCGCTGCCGAAAGAAGCTGACAGCAGAGCAATATATATTGGAGAAGAGGTGCTGCATGGAGATTCATCGCTGCTGAAAGAAGCTGACAGCAGAGCAATACCGTCAGGAGAAGGCATACTGCTTGGAGATTCGTTGCAGTCTCAGCAGCAAGAGATCAATGCTAACCGTG AGAATACGGCGGAAGAAGCTGACACCGTGGCAACACCGTTAGGACTTAGGAGAAGGCTTGGAGGTTCATCCCTGCTAGAAGAAGCTGACAGAGTGGCAATATCGATAGGAGAAAAAGTGCTGCTTGGAGACTCATCGCTGCCGGAAGAAGCTAACAGGATGGCAATACCGTCAGGGGAAGGCTTACAGCTTGTACATTCTCCGCAGCCTCAGTAG